One part of the Clostridium thermosuccinogenes genome encodes these proteins:
- a CDS encoding carbohydrate ABC transporter permease produces MVIKQSVKRHPSNSSLLSDILIYTILALIAACMLYPFLNVIAVSISDYSSYLENPTRILPGKINLGAFKYVFSSSLILSSYRNTIIITILGTLISVIVTILTAYPLSKKSLKGKSIIMNLLIFSMMFSGGIIPDFYLIRSLGLLDTLWALILPSVISSYNIILMKNFFTSIPESLEEAARIDGASDIYILWKIIVPLSTPIIATISLFVCVGYWNSYFSAVLYIRDQRKWTLQLLLREIILSANTQLLNAGGNFAELSSNNIPLQTVKYASLIVVILPILCVYPFLQKYFVKGIMMGAVKG; encoded by the coding sequence ATGGTGATTAAACAGAGTGTAAAAAGGCATCCCAGCAACAGTAGTTTGCTTTCTGATATATTGATTTATACAATATTAGCTCTTATTGCTGCTTGTATGTTGTATCCTTTTTTAAATGTTATTGCAGTTTCTATCAGTGACTACAGTTCATACTTAGAAAATCCAACGAGAATATTGCCCGGAAAAATCAACTTGGGTGCTTTTAAGTATGTATTCAGCAGTTCGTTAATTTTATCAAGTTATCGCAATACTATTATTATTACGATACTCGGAACATTAATAAGTGTAATTGTAACTATTTTAACAGCATACCCTCTTTCAAAGAAAAGTTTGAAAGGGAAAAGCATAATTATGAATTTGTTGATTTTCAGCATGATGTTCAGTGGAGGAATTATTCCCGATTTTTATTTAATCCGTAGTTTAGGCCTGTTAGATACTCTATGGGCATTGATCTTGCCTTCTGTTATTTCATCATACAATATTATTTTAATGAAGAACTTCTTTACTTCCATACCGGAAAGCTTAGAGGAAGCTGCTAGAATTGATGGTGCGTCCGATATATATATTTTGTGGAAAATTATAGTTCCGCTTTCTACTCCTATTATAGCTACAATTAGCCTTTTTGTATGTGTAGGATATTGGAATAGTTATTTTAGCGCAGTATTATATATCAGAGATCAACGTAAGTGGACTTTGCAGCTTCTTCTTCGGGAAATTATTTTATCCGCAAATACCCAATTATTAAATGCCGGGGGTAATTTTGCCGAGCTTTCCTCAAACAATATTCCCTTGCAGACTGTAAAATATGCTTCGCTTATAGTTGTTATTTTGCCTATCTTATGTGTATATCCTTTCCTTCAGAAATATTTCGTTAAGGGAATAATGATGGGTGCCGTCAAAGGATAA
- a CDS encoding extracellular solute-binding protein: MINMNVKKILSVLLIVTFVITFFAGCGSGNNKASQQSNDNSSASKSNEKSNGEDKTAAEEVYTFKMFANFTPAEQSEADKAFFELVERENNVKIDLEIPPSTNYAERLQIMIAGGDYPEVVLITNSSDKVVLDAVKSGVFLPLNEYLENAPNLKQYTYDISWESLKLTGDENIYGIPRTSIARADGYIVRKDWLDKVGITIPEDGAVTKEEFVQIVRAFTKEDPDGNGKDDTYGLAASTDSGDMGPLLAWPFGIIGWQKADNGPYEYMNLQYSREHDNYKKALEFTQTLWKEGLIDPDWPVTKRDVSMERFKQGITGVISEFAGWIPQYLDDMLPINPNVELTYITGVKNDDGIVEGGSFSTGFWGFWAITTSAKKPERIIQVFDWLLSDDGWNAANYGPEGVTYTVEGDKKVATDLYQDFKWGRAIVRRNNDPGFFVPLNTPSDLQPKLEKWIGICIDQFVFSLDRGYRPAAADNPEFIDYSQKTYAQTISKIIVGELPVSAYDELLEGWYENGGEEYVQQMNEYIKSMEE, translated from the coding sequence ATGATCAATATGAATGTTAAAAAAATTTTGTCAGTCTTGTTGATTGTCACATTTGTAATCACATTTTTTGCTGGATGTGGAAGCGGTAATAACAAGGCTTCTCAGCAGTCAAACGATAATAGTTCAGCAAGTAAGTCCAATGAAAAGAGCAATGGTGAAGATAAAACTGCAGCAGAAGAAGTCTATACATTTAAAATGTTTGCCAACTTTACACCAGCAGAACAAAGTGAAGCAGATAAAGCTTTCTTTGAGTTAGTAGAAAGAGAAAATAACGTAAAGATCGATTTGGAGATTCCGCCTTCAACCAATTATGCTGAACGACTCCAGATCATGATAGCCGGAGGAGATTACCCGGAAGTAGTGCTAATTACAAACTCAAGTGATAAAGTGGTATTGGATGCTGTAAAGAGCGGTGTATTTCTCCCTCTTAATGAATACCTGGAAAACGCACCAAATCTAAAACAATACACCTATGATATTTCCTGGGAATCTTTAAAATTAACAGGAGATGAAAATATTTATGGTATACCTAGAACCAGTATTGCCAGAGCAGATGGATATATAGTGCGAAAAGACTGGTTGGATAAGGTGGGTATAACCATTCCGGAAGACGGGGCCGTTACTAAAGAAGAATTTGTACAGATAGTAAGGGCATTTACTAAGGAGGACCCGGATGGGAATGGTAAAGATGATACTTATGGATTGGCCGCATCTACTGACAGCGGAGATATGGGACCATTATTGGCATGGCCTTTTGGAATAATTGGATGGCAGAAAGCTGATAACGGACCTTACGAATATATGAACCTTCAATATAGTCGTGAACATGACAATTATAAAAAGGCTCTTGAATTTACTCAGACGTTGTGGAAAGAGGGATTAATTGATCCGGATTGGCCGGTAACCAAAAGAGATGTATCTATGGAAAGATTTAAACAGGGAATTACCGGAGTGATTTCAGAATTTGCAGGTTGGATCCCGCAGTACTTGGATGATATGCTTCCAATTAATCCAAATGTTGAACTCACTTATATTACAGGTGTTAAAAATGACGATGGTATAGTAGAAGGGGGAAGTTTTAGCACAGGTTTCTGGGGATTTTGGGCGATAACCACGTCTGCAAAAAAACCGGAACGAATTATACAGGTATTTGATTGGCTGCTGTCTGATGATGGTTGGAATGCTGCCAATTATGGACCGGAAGGAGTAACATATACAGTTGAAGGCGATAAAAAAGTGGCTACGGACCTTTATCAAGATTTTAAATGGGGTAGAGCTATTGTAAGAAGAAATAATGATCCGGGATTTTTTGTACCGCTGAACACTCCTTCTGATTTGCAGCCAAAGTTGGAAAAATGGATCGGTATATGCATTGACCAGTTCGTATTCTCCCTGGACAGAGGCTATAGGCCAGCGGCTGCTGACAATCCTGAATTTATTGACTACTCCCAGAAAACTTATGCCCAAACCATTTCCAAGATTATTGTAGGAGAATTGCCGGTTAGTGCCTATGATGAATTATTGGAAGGATGGTATGAAAATGGCGGAGAAGAATATGTGCAACAGATGAACGAATATATTAAGAGCATGGAAGAATAA
- a CDS encoding FAD-dependent oxidoreductase codes for MEFKRYKVKKDLIIVGAGMPGICAAIQAARLGLTVALINNRGYLGGNSSAEIGVSVDGADGCHEFNCYSREAGIVDELRLENLYRNPQRNRYVWDAVLIDAIRKEPNIEVFLNTNIDQVEMEDEKRIKFVSGSQLGSEKRFEFYGLCFLDDTGDGTVGYLAGADYRMGRESKDEFGERIAPDKADDCVIPSTLTFYAKDMGKPVRYIRPDFAIDLTKTDVLKYRTIPKDEFYRFHWYYEVTGSINQIENSEKIIQMHRELVYGIWDYIKNSSEYDADNYDLEYVAPVPGKRESRRLMGDYILKESDIVEQRDFEDTVGHGGWSIDLHAIEGFFSKDLVNQHIFLKGIYQIPYRTGYSWNVENLFMAGRCMSTTHVAFGSTRVMATLSTLGQALGAAAYLCKKYNTIPRGVYENHRKELQQILLKWDQYIVGCRNVDPADMAREAEIEVSSVQECELTCVEFAKSLENRLGLIIPADGFINNLYIKVRAIKDALFHYALYLPVKKENYNPENKIAEGTVEVKASQDWKWVAIPINKEVDKNKIFIELDEKPELEIGMTGKKLTGVVCFERVKNQAPTIVDIDTLKMKEYIWRNLKGTICFKVEPEQKVYGGENIINGYARPYGLPNIWFSKEGAEGQHVKLTWHEKKCIKEIILYFDSDLNFRIGFRPTLENVIPEIVKDYDIYCKTEAGYIKIKEIRNNHQRMNRILIDPIETNEIKIEFHATNGCPRVGLYEVRIY; via the coding sequence TTGGAATTTAAAAGGTATAAGGTTAAAAAGGATTTGATTATTGTAGGTGCCGGTATGCCCGGAATATGTGCAGCAATTCAAGCCGCACGCTTAGGCTTAACGGTTGCTTTAATTAATAATAGAGGTTATTTGGGTGGAAATTCCAGCGCAGAAATCGGAGTCAGTGTAGACGGAGCAGACGGTTGCCATGAGTTTAATTGCTATTCAAGAGAAGCAGGTATAGTGGATGAGCTTAGATTGGAAAATCTGTATCGAAATCCCCAACGAAACAGATATGTTTGGGATGCAGTATTAATAGATGCAATAAGAAAGGAACCTAATATTGAAGTGTTTCTAAATACCAATATCGATCAGGTAGAAATGGAAGATGAGAAAAGAATTAAATTTGTTTCGGGTTCTCAACTTGGAAGCGAAAAAAGATTTGAGTTCTATGGTTTGTGTTTTCTCGATGATACCGGAGATGGAACGGTGGGATATCTGGCAGGAGCGGATTATAGGATGGGAAGGGAATCTAAAGATGAATTTGGTGAGAGAATCGCTCCTGATAAGGCGGATGACTGTGTGATACCCAGTACCCTTACATTTTATGCTAAGGACATGGGAAAACCGGTTCGATATATAAGACCTGATTTTGCGATTGACTTGACTAAGACAGATGTATTAAAATACCGCACAATTCCTAAAGATGAATTTTATAGATTTCATTGGTACTATGAGGTGACAGGAAGCATCAATCAGATCGAGAACAGCGAGAAAATTATACAGATGCATAGGGAATTGGTTTATGGTATTTGGGATTATATTAAAAATAGCAGTGAATACGATGCAGATAATTATGATCTTGAATATGTGGCTCCTGTACCTGGAAAGCGAGAATCCCGAAGGCTAATGGGTGATTATATTCTAAAAGAATCTGATATAGTAGAACAGAGGGATTTTGAGGACACTGTGGGACATGGAGGATGGTCCATTGATCTCCATGCTATTGAAGGCTTCTTTTCAAAAGATTTAGTTAATCAGCACATTTTTCTTAAAGGAATATATCAAATACCCTATAGAACCGGTTATTCCTGGAATGTAGAAAACTTGTTTATGGCAGGACGATGTATGTCCACTACCCATGTTGCTTTTGGATCTACACGGGTTATGGCCACACTGAGCACATTAGGGCAGGCATTGGGTGCGGCAGCATATTTATGTAAGAAGTATAATACTATTCCACGGGGAGTATATGAGAATCACCGAAAAGAGCTTCAACAAATCCTTTTAAAATGGGATCAGTATATTGTAGGATGCAGAAATGTAGATCCGGCAGATATGGCCAGGGAGGCTGAGATTGAGGTTTCTTCCGTACAAGAATGTGAATTGACATGTGTCGAATTTGCAAAATCATTAGAAAATCGATTGGGCTTAATCATTCCCGCTGATGGGTTTATTAACAATCTATATATAAAAGTCAGAGCAATTAAGGACGCTTTGTTTCATTATGCACTGTATCTTCCTGTTAAGAAAGAAAATTATAATCCTGAAAACAAGATTGCGGAAGGAACAGTTGAAGTGAAGGCTTCCCAGGACTGGAAGTGGGTTGCTATTCCAATAAACAAGGAAGTAGACAAAAATAAAATTTTTATTGAGCTGGATGAAAAGCCGGAACTGGAAATAGGTATGACAGGTAAGAAACTCACCGGAGTTGTTTGTTTTGAAAGAGTAAAAAATCAGGCTCCCACAATAGTGGATATAGACACTTTGAAGATGAAGGAATATATATGGAGAAATTTAAAAGGAACCATATGTTTTAAAGTTGAGCCGGAGCAGAAAGTTTATGGTGGAGAAAATATCATTAACGGTTATGCACGTCCTTATGGCTTGCCTAATATTTGGTTTTCAAAGGAAGGAGCAGAAGGACAGCATGTAAAGCTGACTTGGCATGAGAAAAAATGCATAAAGGAAATAATACTCTATTTTGATTCTGATCTAAACTTCCGAATCGGTTTTAGACCAACTTTGGAAAATGTAATTCCGGAGATTGTGAAAGACTATGATATTTATTGCAAAACGGAAGCCGGATATATCAAGATTAAAGAAATACGTAACAACCATCAAAGAATGAATCGGATTTTAATAGATCCGATAGAAACAAATGAAATCAAGATTGAATTCCATGCAACTAATGGATGTCCTCGAGTAGGTTTATATGAGGTAAGGATTTATTAG
- a CDS encoding uroporphyrinogen decarboxylase family protein translates to MGTELTSRERLTRLFNGQEIDRIPIWLLAPYHPIECYVDIYNIPCYKPIVEYIDKYCDTFDRRSFTTGFCCNANPEIQVIKTAEEKGGNRVEKEIIRYKNISFEKYISRGIDGTKIKPLLEEPKELDKVLSIPYVPPQPAVDRFFQEQEELGDKGLMMVSTGDPLAPLYGLTSAENFSLWTVTDYDRILHFLDEMYRRVYEFHKYLLERNVGDVYFIVGAEFAGPPLVSPSKFNEISVRYVKGIVDLIREYGKKSIVHYHGNLYKILEGIKEINPDGLHTIEAPPIGDCTITQARKVLGKDMVLVGNIQYDDLTRCGREEIEEMVKNAIEEGKSGRFILSPTAGPYEPFIDERTVNNYLAFIEAGLKYGKL, encoded by the coding sequence ATGGGAACCGAACTAACAAGTAGGGAGAGACTGACAAGATTATTTAACGGTCAGGAAATTGATCGAATCCCAATATGGCTTTTAGCGCCTTATCATCCGATAGAGTGTTATGTGGATATATATAACATTCCATGCTATAAGCCGATTGTAGAGTATATTGATAAATATTGTGATACTTTTGATCGCAGAAGTTTCACCACCGGGTTTTGCTGCAATGCCAATCCGGAAATACAGGTAATAAAAACCGCAGAGGAGAAGGGTGGGAATCGGGTCGAGAAAGAGATTATACGATATAAAAATATTTCTTTTGAGAAATATATATCCAGAGGAATTGATGGAACAAAGATCAAGCCTTTATTGGAAGAACCGAAAGAATTAGACAAAGTTTTGTCCATTCCCTATGTGCCACCACAACCTGCGGTGGATCGGTTTTTTCAAGAACAAGAGGAATTGGGTGATAAGGGATTAATGATGGTGAGTACAGGGGACCCTCTGGCTCCTCTATATGGTCTTACAAGTGCTGAAAATTTTTCTTTATGGACAGTAACAGATTACGATAGGATACTACATTTTTTAGATGAAATGTATCGCCGTGTATATGAATTTCACAAATACTTGCTGGAACGAAATGTAGGTGATGTATATTTTATTGTAGGGGCTGAGTTTGCCGGTCCGCCCTTGGTATCTCCTTCGAAATTCAATGAGATTTCTGTCAGATATGTTAAAGGAATTGTAGATTTAATAAGGGAGTATGGGAAAAAATCCATTGTTCATTACCATGGAAATTTATATAAAATATTGGAAGGTATAAAGGAAATTAATCCCGATGGACTTCATACTATAGAAGCACCTCCTATAGGTGATTGTACCATCACCCAAGCTCGTAAAGTGTTGGGAAAAGACATGGTGTTAGTTGGAAATATTCAGTATGACGATTTAACCAGATGCGGCAGGGAAGAAATTGAGGAGATGGTAAAGAACGCCATTGAAGAAGGTAAATCAGGTAGATTTATACTGTCACCTACGGCAGGACCATATGAACCTTTTATAGACGAGAGAACTGTAAACAACTATCTGGCTTTTATTGAGGCAGGGTTAAAATATGGGAAGTTATAA
- a CDS encoding DDE-type integrase/transposase/recombinase, with protein sequence MCALFSKGSVRKYYDEPVRKPYRKLVVDTMPIIETLEKLDYKQLISNHLKETGKLITPITRRKASTVPDTMACPRCGAPHEYLYDNTGGKGQYLCKVCKCTFNKKNRYLKNLIFLCPHCGRTLELKKERKDFNVHKCTNSKCPYYLDRLNSMSEEDKQRYKSSPHDFKLHYIYREFDIDFEPLVRKPSQPPSVDISRLYVSPHVLGLILTYHVNFGLSTRMTAALMREVHGVSVSHQSVSNYADAVATNIKPFIDNYKYDLSDSICGDETYIKVLGKWHYVFFIFDAVKKIILSYPVSANRDVKAAIYALDEALSKFDKLPEDLTLIFDGNPIYMLAQHYFAQYGIHFDIKQVIGLTNDDPISEEYRPLKQIIERLNRTFKGNYRPTNGFNNYAGSVSFLTLFVAYFNFLRPHSSLEGRVPVVLEELKDRPNMPARWVTLIKMSQEYIKAQQSA encoded by the coding sequence ATGTGTGCACTCTTTAGTAAAGGATCCGTCCGCAAGTACTACGATGAGCCTGTTAGGAAGCCTTACCGCAAGCTTGTGGTGGATACCATGCCGATTATTGAGACACTTGAGAAGCTTGATTATAAGCAGCTTATTTCAAATCATCTCAAGGAAACCGGTAAGCTTATAACCCCTATTACAAGGAGAAAAGCTTCTACAGTCCCTGATACTATGGCCTGCCCAAGATGTGGAGCTCCTCATGAATACCTTTACGACAATACCGGTGGTAAAGGCCAGTACTTATGCAAAGTCTGCAAGTGCACTTTCAACAAGAAAAACCGTTACCTAAAAAATCTCATCTTCCTCTGCCCCCACTGTGGAAGGACACTGGAACTTAAGAAAGAGCGTAAGGACTTCAACGTACATAAGTGCACCAACTCCAAGTGCCCCTATTACCTTGACAGGCTCAATTCCATGTCCGAGGAAGACAAGCAGCGCTACAAGTCTTCTCCACATGATTTCAAGCTCCATTACATCTACAGGGAGTTTGATATTGACTTTGAGCCTTTGGTAAGAAAGCCTTCCCAGCCTCCGAGTGTAGATATATCAAGGCTTTATGTCTCTCCTCACGTCCTGGGGCTGATACTTACATACCATGTCAATTTTGGCCTTTCTACCCGGATGACAGCTGCCCTTATGCGTGAAGTACATGGTGTAAGTGTTTCTCATCAGTCGGTATCAAATTATGCCGATGCTGTTGCCACAAACATTAAACCCTTCATTGACAACTACAAGTATGATCTCTCAGATTCCATCTGCGGGGATGAGACGTACATAAAGGTTCTGGGCAAATGGCATTACGTATTCTTTATATTCGACGCAGTAAAGAAGATTATCCTCTCATACCCCGTCTCTGCCAACCGTGATGTTAAAGCTGCAATTTATGCTCTTGACGAAGCATTGTCCAAGTTCGATAAGCTTCCTGAGGATCTTACCCTGATCTTTGACGGGAACCCTATTTACATGCTTGCTCAACACTATTTCGCCCAGTACGGCATCCACTTTGACATAAAGCAGGTAATCGGTCTTACCAACGACGACCCTATCTCCGAAGAATACAGGCCTTTAAAGCAGATCATCGAAAGGTTAAACCGCACCTTCAAGGGAAACTACAGACCCACCAACGGTTTTAACAACTATGCAGGTTCAGTATCCTTCCTTACACTGTTTGTAGCCTACTTCAACTTCCTAAGGCCTCATTCCTCTCTGGAAGGCAGGGTGCCGGTGGTCTTAGAAGAGCTCAAAGACCGGCCTAATATGCCTGCCAGGTGGGTTACACTCATTAAAATGTCCCAAGAATACATCAAAGCCCAACAATCTGCTTAA
- a CDS encoding FAD-dependent oxidoreductase, producing MKWKYHKADLCVIGGGLAGMCTAIAAARHGAKVVLMHDRPVLGGNASSEIRMWICGAHGENNRETGIIEEIELENMYRNPTRNYSIWDSILYEKVRFEENITLLLNCSCNSLEMNGSRIKSVKGWQLTTETWHTVEAGLFADCSGDSILAPLCAAEHRIGREAAAEFGEDIEPEQADKKTMGMSCLIQARETDRPQKFNPPSWAYKYLSDDDLPYRDHDVRTSNFWWIELGGDQDSIHDTEEIRDELLKIAFGVWDHIKNHGDHGADNWVLDWVGFLPGKRESRRYIGDYIMTQNDVRAEGRFEDVVAYGGWTMDDHHPAGFKYPGHPTIWHPAPSPFGIPYRCLYSRNIDNLFFAGRNISVTHAAMSATRVMATCAILGQAVGTAAAIAIRNALKPRGVYENKIDELQQALMEDDCYLPWKRRDIPELIKKAGLIASEGDPEPLRNGLDRPIGEEDNGWTGSIGSWVQYTFKQSEKIREIRFVFDSDLNRTEKVYNKVQKAHNMPCNYPLDSEPLKVPESMTRAFRIEAKDKNGQWKTVLKVDNNYQRLVKLKVNIETTAIRFIPEATWGAERVHVFSWDVR from the coding sequence ATGAAATGGAAATATCATAAAGCTGACCTGTGCGTAATCGGTGGAGGCCTGGCAGGAATGTGTACAGCCATTGCAGCAGCCAGGCATGGAGCTAAAGTAGTACTCATGCATGACAGACCGGTTTTAGGCGGAAACGCTTCTTCCGAAATACGAATGTGGATATGCGGTGCCCATGGAGAGAACAACCGTGAAACGGGAATCATAGAAGAAATTGAACTGGAAAACATGTATCGCAATCCAACTCGTAATTATTCAATTTGGGACAGTATATTGTATGAGAAGGTAAGATTTGAGGAGAATATAACATTGCTTTTGAATTGCAGCTGTAATAGTCTTGAAATGAACGGAAGTCGCATTAAATCCGTAAAAGGCTGGCAACTGACTACGGAAACATGGCATACTGTAGAAGCCGGTTTATTTGCTGATTGTTCCGGGGACAGCATCCTTGCACCTTTATGCGCAGCAGAGCACCGTATAGGAAGAGAAGCTGCTGCAGAATTCGGCGAAGATATAGAGCCGGAGCAGGCTGACAAGAAAACAATGGGAATGAGCTGCCTTATTCAGGCTCGCGAGACAGACAGACCCCAGAAATTTAATCCTCCCAGCTGGGCTTATAAGTATTTGTCGGATGACGATCTGCCCTATAGAGACCATGATGTCAGAACCAGTAACTTCTGGTGGATAGAGCTTGGAGGAGATCAGGATTCTATTCATGATACGGAGGAAATACGGGATGAATTGCTTAAGATAGCCTTCGGAGTATGGGATCATATCAAAAATCATGGAGATCATGGGGCTGATAACTGGGTATTGGATTGGGTAGGCTTTTTGCCGGGAAAACGGGAAAGCCGGCGCTATATTGGAGATTACATTATGACTCAGAATGATGTAAGAGCAGAGGGAAGATTTGAGGATGTAGTGGCATATGGAGGATGGACTATGGACGATCATCATCCTGCAGGATTTAAGTATCCGGGACATCCTACTATCTGGCATCCTGCACCGTCCCCATTTGGAATCCCATATAGGTGTTTATACTCCAGAAATATTGATAATTTATTTTTTGCAGGCAGGAACATCAGTGTCACTCATGCAGCCATGAGTGCAACCCGTGTAATGGCTACTTGTGCTATTTTGGGGCAAGCTGTAGGAACGGCGGCAGCCATTGCAATAAGAAACGCATTAAAACCCAGGGGTGTTTATGAAAATAAGATTGATGAGCTTCAGCAGGCATTGATGGAAGACGACTGCTACCTTCCATGGAAAAGGAGAGATATACCGGAGCTGATTAAGAAAGCAGGATTAATTGCATCGGAAGGAGATCCTGAACCTTTAAGAAACGGACTGGATCGTCCTATTGGGGAAGAGGACAATGGCTGGACAGGGAGTATTGGCTCATGGGTGCAATATACTTTTAAACAGTCGGAAAAAATTAGAGAGATACGCTTTGTATTTGACAGTGACCTGAATCGCACTGAGAAAGTTTATAATAAAGTGCAAAAAGCCCACAATATGCCTTGTAATTATCCGCTGGATAGTGAACCTCTTAAAGTACCCGAGAGCATGACCCGAGCTTTTAGAATTGAAGCTAAAGATAAAAATGGCCAATGGAAAACGGTACTTAAAGTTGATAACAACTATCAGCGGCTGGTTAAACTAAAAGTGAATATAGAAACTACTGCTATTCGTTTTATCCCGGAAGCCACCTGGGGTGCAGAAAGGGTACATGTATTTTCATGGGATGTACGTTAG